In one Neobacillus sp. CF12 genomic region, the following are encoded:
- a CDS encoding acyltransferase, which produces MSFETLLDCLLGPREVIHEVDCSVCGDYETYYRDPVTKKNLGRACAFCGDVQTFE; this is translated from the coding sequence ATGAGTTTTGAAACTCTATTAGATTGTTTACTCGGACCAAGAGAAGTGATACATGAAGTAGATTGTTCCGTTTGTGGAGACTATGAAACCTACTATCGAGACCCAGTTACTAAAAAGAACCTGGGAAGAGCGTGTGCCTTTTGTGGTGATGTGCAGACGTTTGAATAG
- a CDS encoding MBL fold metallo-hydrolase, with product MLKQLTNRVYYMPHYSETDRPALGLICGDSFSVIVDSGNSPAHARDFLELVDKMDKPPVKFVILTHWHWDHIFGMKTMGFITISHEETKKTLEYLQTLKWDDASLDARVETGEEIEFCRDMIKREMPNRDHLELKLPELTITNKMEIDLGGVTCIVEHVGGVHAQDSSIIYVPNEKVMFLGDCIYQDFYSGEWSYDLDELVILLDKIKKYDVDTYITGHQNPQSHEEMWRFFDDLTSIGKIVDKEVSLDKAVAPFTEVRKESPTEEQLEYIQNFVNGNQKKSQK from the coding sequence ATGTTGAAACAACTAACAAATAGAGTGTATTATATGCCGCATTATTCGGAAACAGATCGTCCTGCTTTGGGCTTGATTTGTGGGGATTCCTTTAGTGTCATCGTTGATTCCGGAAATTCACCTGCACATGCAAGGGATTTTCTCGAGTTAGTGGATAAAATGGATAAACCGCCTGTAAAGTTTGTGATCCTTACACACTGGCATTGGGATCATATTTTTGGTATGAAAACGATGGGATTCATCACCATTAGTCATGAAGAGACGAAGAAGACGTTAGAGTATTTGCAAACGCTAAAATGGGATGATGCCTCATTAGATGCACGAGTGGAGACGGGTGAGGAAATTGAGTTTTGTCGAGACATGATCAAACGTGAAATGCCTAACCGAGACCATTTGGAATTGAAGCTGCCGGAGCTAACCATTACGAATAAAATGGAGATTGATTTGGGCGGTGTAACCTGTATTGTTGAGCATGTTGGGGGTGTCCATGCGCAGGATTCATCGATTATTTATGTTCCAAATGAAAAGGTAATGTTTCTGGGAGATTGCATTTATCAGGACTTTTATAGCGGTGAATGGAGTTATGACCTGGATGAACTTGTGATCCTATTAGACAAAATTAAAAAATACGATGTTGATACTTATATAACCGGGCACCAAAATCCGCAATCACACGAAGAAATGTGGAGATTCTTTGATGATCTAACTAGTATCGGAAAAATTGTGGATAAAGAGGTTTCTCTTGATAAAGCTGTTGCTCCTTTTACTGAGGTCCGGAAGGAATCCCCGACCGAAGAACAACTTGAGTATATCCAAAACTTTGTTAATGGGAATCAGAAGAAGTCACAAAAGTGA
- a CDS encoding GNAT family N-acetyltransferase, protein MLYLKTITKDNWLKAISLRVREDQVKFVASNAVSLAQLNFLENFHANGIYDDDEMIGFTLYGIHEEDHEYWIYRMMIDQNHQEKGYGKQAIQLVIDDIRKIKEDHHQTITLSYEPSNEHAKRIYEKMGFVEINGLILHGEQVARFRF, encoded by the coding sequence ATGTTATATTTAAAGACGATTACAAAGGATAATTGGTTGAAGGCTATATCGCTTCGTGTCCGAGAAGACCAAGTGAAATTTGTAGCATCCAATGCAGTATCACTGGCCCAGTTAAATTTTCTTGAGAATTTCCATGCAAACGGAATCTACGATGACGATGAAATGATAGGTTTCACACTCTATGGAATTCACGAGGAAGACCATGAATATTGGATTTATCGCATGATGATTGATCAAAATCATCAAGAAAAAGGATATGGAAAGCAGGCAATCCAACTGGTTATAGATGATATTCGGAAAATAAAAGAAGATCACCATCAAACCATCACACTTTCATATGAACCAAGTAATGAACACGCAAAGCGCATCTACGAAAAAATGGGCTTTGTTGAAATAAATGGGCTCATTCTTCATGGTGAACAGGTGGCTCGATTTAGGTTTTAA
- a CDS encoding DNA-binding response regulator — MGFEEEYQAFLDTHVQARTGERLRRLQEGHNQAEMLFLRQVWWPSFSHFRYLHPEYEVDDFKDGKRYLDFAYIRPAIRICLEVDGYGPHLKNISRWQFSDNLERQNQLVIDGWTVIRFSYDQVNEKPRRCQQIVQQVIGRWVGDELDQTSLSFLEKEVLRLAIRKGEAISPIEVERYLKLSDKTLKKVLSQLVDKKLLVPASGVKRVRSYRLGDQVKHPI; from the coding sequence ATGGGATTTGAAGAAGAATACCAGGCCTTTTTGGATACTCACGTGCAGGCAAGAACCGGTGAACGGTTACGGCGCTTGCAAGAAGGTCACAACCAGGCTGAAATGTTGTTTTTGAGGCAAGTGTGGTGGCCCTCATTTTCCCACTTTCGGTATCTTCATCCAGAGTATGAAGTCGATGATTTTAAAGATGGCAAAAGGTATTTGGATTTTGCTTATATTCGCCCAGCCATCCGGATTTGTCTTGAGGTCGACGGGTATGGCCCTCATCTAAAGAACATAAGCAGATGGCAATTTTCAGACAACCTGGAACGTCAAAACCAGTTGGTGATTGACGGATGGACCGTGATCCGTTTTTCTTATGATCAAGTGAATGAGAAGCCTCGTCGATGCCAACAGATTGTTCAGCAAGTGATTGGCCGATGGGTGGGTGATGAACTGGACCAGACATCTCTGTCCTTTCTCGAAAAGGAAGTGCTTCGGCTAGCGATACGAAAGGGAGAAGCCATATCCCCTATCGAAGTCGAGAGGTATTTGAAGTTAAGTGACAAGACATTAAAAAAGGTACTTTCTCAACTAGTCGATAAAAAGCTGCTGGTTCCCGCATCTGGGGTCAAGAGGGTCCGCTCTTATCGATTAGGGGATCAGGTTAAGCATCCGATCTAA
- a CDS encoding helix-turn-helix transcriptional regulator gives MNTIVVVKLKTLLMEKGITTRELSRRTDLRHATISELANQKRLSAHFPHLASIAHALDIEDMNQIITFEKIED, from the coding sequence ATGAATACAATCGTTGTTGTAAAATTAAAAACGCTACTTATGGAAAAAGGGATCACAACAAGAGAACTATCCCGTCGCACTGATTTGCGTCATGCCACAATAAGTGAATTGGCGAACCAAAAAAGGCTCAGTGCCCACTTTCCTCATCTGGCAAGTATAGCTCATGCTCTAGATATTGAAGATATGAATCAAATCATTACGTTTGAAAAAATCGAGGACTAA
- a CDS encoding competence protein ComK, with protein sequence MIIENHYVINQHMMYMFGLMDRNAKLCTLVREFHRVFIVDRSPLEIIDDSLRSIGFNLKGAMETAKIIIENKAMCPVMLNHIHNICVFPDKSHKHEDTIWFNPCHILRTHSIKRKTQIEFRNKLLLMIDSKLFSFNHKLKSAEQLSRITIENANNPQSYIIYPPKRVRKRKSKTKK encoded by the coding sequence TTGATTATTGAAAATCATTACGTTATTAATCAGCATATGATGTACATGTTTGGGTTAATGGATCGAAATGCAAAATTATGTACCCTAGTAAGAGAGTTCCACCGTGTTTTCATCGTTGATCGCTCACCATTGGAAATAATAGACGACAGTCTTAGAAGTATCGGATTTAATTTAAAGGGTGCCATGGAAACGGCCAAAATCATCATTGAGAACAAGGCGATGTGCCCGGTCATGCTCAACCATATACATAACATATGTGTCTTTCCCGATAAATCCCACAAACATGAAGATACGATTTGGTTTAATCCTTGCCATATCTTAAGAACCCATAGCATTAAACGAAAAACACAGATAGAGTTTCGAAATAAGCTATTACTCATGATCGATTCGAAACTATTTTCTTTTAATCACAAGTTGAAATCAGCCGAGCAGTTAAGCAGAATCACCATTGAAAATGCCAATAACCCGCAATCCTATATCATTTACCCACCAAAGAGGGTTAGGAAAAGGAAATCCAAAACCAAGAAGTAG
- a CDS encoding sigma-70 family RNA polymerase sigma factor, producing MESFDELVVQYQPMIHKIIQSLHIYRNQDEFYQTGLIGLWEASQSYNEGKGRFSNYAYSYMKGKMLTQMNQDNQYQGKYILSNKEAWENIEGQESLYLEKETFQTYCDGLTEKETTWVIAFSIEQLTIKEIAEREKVSLSAVKQWRSGAIRKLKEKVDSLN from the coding sequence GTGGAGAGCTTTGACGAATTAGTTGTACAGTATCAACCAATGATTCATAAGATTATCCAATCCTTGCACATTTATAGAAATCAAGATGAATTCTATCAGACGGGGTTAATTGGACTTTGGGAAGCTTCACAATCCTACAATGAAGGAAAAGGCAGGTTTTCGAATTACGCCTACTCCTATATGAAAGGAAAAATGTTAACGCAAATGAACCAAGACAACCAGTATCAAGGAAAATATATTCTTTCGAATAAGGAAGCCTGGGAAAATATCGAAGGCCAGGAGTCTCTTTATCTCGAGAAGGAAACCTTTCAAACCTATTGCGATGGTCTGACTGAGAAAGAAACAACATGGGTAATCGCATTCTCTATTGAACAACTAACAATTAAAGAAATCGCGGAAAGGGAGAAGGTGTCATTATCTGCTGTTAAGCAATGGAGGTCCGGGGCAATAAGAAAGTTAAAAGAAAAGGTTGATTCGCTTAATTAA
- a CDS encoding Ig-like domain-containing protein yields MGFIDSPSAGSTVSGVINVRGWIVDNGGVSKVEVFVDGKVVGQAKYGSPRSDVHIMFPEYQNANAGYEFSFDTRSLSNGSHSISVKSTSKTGSTLQLQGKTVNVQNIPPIGHIDAPAANSSINGITNVRGWFLDFSGISKVEVFVDGKNVGLAKYGSSRPDVLKVLPEYQNANAGYEFALDTTKLTNGTHAISVKGTGKSGSSTELQTKTVNVKNLPTVGFMDTPKNGSTITGITNVRGWFLDASGVSKVEVLVDGQIVGQAQYGSPRPDVLNVLPAYQNANAGYEFALDTTKLSNGLHSITVRETGKNGASSELQGISVNVKNAVNLELVGFMDAPSKGSILNGISTIRGWFLDDDGIARVDVLVDGKIVGQAMYGLSRLDVQKFYPEYNNANSGYEYALDTKNYSNGTHMITVKATSKNGSTKQFESSVSIQNLDHLPTMGFIDSPKPGSTIAGKATIRGWYLDGSGVEKIEVFMDGKLVGNAQYGFERLDVKTVFPEYFNSNAGFEYSLDTTQFTDGSHTLTIKETGKSGKSNTLTASITINNGNPYLLLNLMKPANITANDIVTFFDSKNHPNSPFKKYAQTFIDAQNRYGVNAQYLVAHAIWETGWGGSDLIGYKNNLYGYGAYDPCPFTCGYYFQSVEDSIFRVAYQIRVDYLNESGIWYEGPNLIGMNVNYATDPNWKNGIANLMQSMKRYDSSYYSNTKESGMSTIAPPPMVRDIPAGLPYPEDVVISFPSGINAKVVNTPTVNFRSIPYVLASTFISKLSQGTTVTVLGYNTDVLYDPTSSGNYAYRWYKVSVNGQIGWINGEYLEIQNLAQVDLESGTLNIRSTAADSGNTILASVSNGSYLNLVTTNGVPVIQNGWYQVNLPNSKTTGWVHGDFIKLVTN; encoded by the coding sequence ATGGGATTCATTGACTCACCATCTGCAGGGTCAACTGTAAGTGGAGTTATCAATGTTCGGGGTTGGATAGTAGATAACGGCGGGGTTTCCAAAGTAGAGGTATTCGTTGATGGAAAAGTTGTCGGCCAAGCTAAATATGGTAGTCCTCGTTCAGACGTACACATTATGTTTCCTGAATACCAAAACGCAAACGCGGGTTATGAATTTAGTTTTGATACCAGGTCACTTAGCAATGGATCGCACTCCATTTCTGTTAAAAGCACGTCAAAAACTGGATCTACTCTGCAATTACAAGGAAAAACAGTAAATGTGCAAAATATACCTCCAATTGGTCATATTGATGCACCTGCTGCTAATTCTTCCATAAATGGAATCACCAATGTGAGAGGTTGGTTTTTAGATTTCAGTGGTATTTCAAAAGTTGAAGTCTTTGTTGATGGAAAGAATGTTGGGCTAGCAAAGTACGGCAGTTCTCGACCTGATGTTCTAAAAGTTCTTCCTGAGTATCAAAATGCAAACGCGGGTTATGAGTTTGCTCTTGATACCACAAAACTTACAAATGGTACGCACGCTATCTCTGTAAAAGGGACTGGAAAAAGTGGCTCTTCGACTGAACTTCAAACCAAAACCGTTAACGTGAAAAATTTGCCCACGGTTGGGTTTATGGACACACCAAAGAATGGATCAACGATTACGGGCATTACGAATGTACGTGGTTGGTTTCTAGACGCTAGCGGTGTTTCCAAAGTGGAGGTCTTGGTTGATGGACAGATTGTTGGGCAGGCTCAGTACGGCAGCCCACGTCCAGATGTTCTAAACGTTTTACCAGCGTATCAAAATGCGAATGCAGGTTACGAGTTTGCTCTTGACACCACTAAGCTTTCTAATGGGTTGCACTCTATTACTGTTAGAGAAACGGGTAAAAATGGAGCCAGTAGTGAACTTCAAGGCATTAGTGTAAATGTCAAAAATGCTGTGAATTTGGAGTTAGTTGGATTTATGGATGCCCCTTCGAAAGGTTCCATTCTCAATGGGATTAGTACTATACGTGGTTGGTTTTTAGACGATGATGGGATTGCTAGAGTTGACGTTTTAGTGGATGGAAAAATTGTCGGACAAGCCATGTATGGTCTCTCTCGCTTAGACGTCCAAAAATTCTACCCAGAATATAATAACGCCAATTCGGGTTATGAGTACGCTCTTGACACTAAAAACTATTCAAATGGGACACACATGATAACGGTTAAAGCTACATCGAAGAACGGATCAACGAAACAGTTTGAAAGTAGTGTGAGTATACAAAATCTTGACCATTTACCGACAATGGGTTTTATTGATTCTCCAAAACCGGGTTCAACCATTGCAGGAAAAGCAACGATCCGTGGATGGTACTTAGATGGTAGTGGTGTTGAAAAAATTGAAGTATTTATGGATGGAAAATTGGTTGGAAATGCTCAATATGGTTTTGAGCGCCTTGACGTGAAAACAGTCTTCCCAGAATACTTTAATTCTAATGCTGGTTTCGAATACTCATTAGATACAACACAATTTACAGATGGATCGCATACTCTTACGATTAAAGAAACGGGTAAAAGTGGAAAAAGTAATACCCTTACTGCAAGTATTACGATTAATAACGGCAATCCATATCTGTTATTAAATCTGATGAAACCGGCTAATATTACAGCAAATGATATCGTTACTTTCTTTGATTCTAAAAATCATCCTAATAGTCCCTTTAAAAAGTATGCGCAAACGTTTATTGATGCTCAGAATCGATATGGTGTAAACGCACAATATTTAGTCGCACATGCTATTTGGGAGACAGGCTGGGGCGGTTCTGATTTAATCGGTTACAAGAATAACCTTTATGGATATGGTGCTTATGATCCTTGCCCTTTCACTTGCGGTTATTACTTCCAATCTGTAGAGGATAGTATTTTTCGAGTAGCCTATCAGATTCGAGTTGATTATCTTAATGAGTCTGGTATTTGGTACGAGGGACCTAATTTAATCGGGATGAATGTAAATTATGCCACAGATCCAAATTGGAAAAATGGAATCGCGAATCTCATGCAAAGTATGAAGCGATATGATAGCTCCTATTATTCCAATACGAAAGAATCAGGCATGTCTACCATTGCTCCACCTCCAATGGTACGAGATATTCCAGCTGGACTGCCTTATCCGGAAGATGTTGTTATTAGCTTCCCTAGTGGGATAAACGCAAAAGTTGTCAATACACCAACAGTTAATTTTAGATCTATACCATATGTTTTAGCATCAACGTTTATAAGTAAGCTTTCCCAAGGTACAACAGTAACCGTATTAGGGTATAATACAGATGTTTTATACGATCCGACATCATCTGGTAATTATGCGTACCGTTGGTATAAAGTAAGTGTTAATGGTCAAATTGGCTGGATTAATGGTGAATATTTAGAGATTCAAAACTTAGCACAAGTAGATTTAGAAAGTGGTACCTTAAATATTCGTAGTACCGCAGCTGATTCAGGTAATACTATCCTTGCTAGTGTTAGTAACGGATCCTATTTAAATCTTGTTACTACTAACGGAGTACCTGTTATACAAAATGGCTGGTATCAAGTAAATCTGCCAAATTCTAAAACTACTGGTTGGGTACATGGAGACTTTATTAAACTAGTAACGAACTAA
- a CDS encoding HEPN domain-containing protein, translated as MKKLGMMKHKIEVSNEYEVLAKKDEEVSNLLYKNGEYKHAMYFCIQAMEKYIRSKIFTLVNPNLPYFRERNRNHSLEDAIEFLLEIISTDENLRNSIRQQLFVSILGDVNYQRLHNNLRYPSYSKKFDSYSVSSYTAEDYKFVENGLRKLKLYLNELNRI; from the coding sequence ATGAAAAAGCTTGGGATGATGAAGCACAAAATTGAGGTTTCAAATGAATATGAAGTGTTAGCTAAAAAAGATGAAGAAGTTTCGAATTTACTCTATAAAAATGGAGAATACAAACATGCCATGTATTTCTGTATTCAAGCGATGGAAAAATACATTCGATCTAAAATTTTCACACTGGTCAATCCGAATCTACCATACTTTAGAGAGCGGAACAGAAACCACTCGTTAGAAGATGCCATTGAATTTCTGCTTGAGATTATTTCAACAGATGAAAACTTACGGAATTCGATTAGACAACAGTTATTTGTATCGATATTAGGCGATGTTAACTATCAGCGGTTACACAATAACTTAAGGTATCCGTCATACTCTAAAAAGTTTGATTCCTATTCTGTTTCTTCCTATACAGCAGAAGATTATAAATTTGTAGAAAATGGACTTCGGAAATTAAAACTATATTTAAATGAATTAAATAGAATTTAA
- a CDS encoding RidA family protein, producing MNNIDQRLQDLGIELPEATAPLYHYVPVMIHQGVAYISGQVPRINGEVPFQGKVGRDVTIEQAQELAEICVLKGLSSLKAAIGCLDKVEQVLKVTGYVQTAPGFFEPSKVLDAASELLDKIFGEKGHHARTAVGVAELPSNTPIEIDFIIAVKQEDRTR from the coding sequence TTGAATAACATAGACCAACGTTTACAAGATTTAGGTATCGAGTTACCGGAAGCAACTGCACCTCTTTACCATTATGTACCAGTAATGATTCATCAAGGTGTAGCTTACATTAGTGGACAAGTACCTAGAATAAATGGAGAAGTTCCTTTTCAAGGTAAAGTAGGTAGAGATGTTACGATTGAACAAGCTCAGGAACTAGCAGAGATATGTGTGCTAAAAGGGCTTAGCAGTTTAAAAGCTGCAATTGGCTGCCTTGACAAGGTTGAACAAGTATTAAAAGTTACAGGCTATGTTCAGACTGCACCTGGTTTTTTTGAACCATCAAAAGTTCTTGATGCTGCTTCTGAATTATTAGATAAGATTTTTGGAGAGAAAGGACATCATGCTCGCACAGCTGTTGGAGTAGCGGAACTCCCTAGTAATACTCCGATTGAGATTGATTTTATCATTGCAGTAAAACAAGAGGATAGAACCAGATGA
- a CDS encoding D-arabinono-1,4-lactone oxidase, with translation MSHIVPQQIYPKWNTFLHIREELDPAGLFLNEYLCSFLA, from the coding sequence TTGTCCCACATTGTCCCACAACAAATATACCCAAAATGGAATACCTTCCTTCATATACGAGAAGAACTTGATCCTGCTGGATTGTTTTTAAATGAGTATTTGTGCAGCTTTTTGGCGTAA
- a CDS encoding YjcZ family sporulation protein encodes MHYGYAAPCVQTRGCDSFIIIIVLFILLIIIGACAFYD; translated from the coding sequence ATGCATTACGGCTACGCGGCACCATGTGTTCAAACACGCGGTTGCGATAGTTTTATCATTATAATCGTGTTGTTTATTTTATTAATCATTATTGGTGCATGTGCTTTCTACGATTAA
- a CDS encoding LysR family transcriptional regulator, which translates to MNILQLEYVIEVAKTKSLIKAAENLHLSPSGISKAISNLESELQMKIFNRSRLGVELTEEGKFIVSKAQEIMLKVEDITIFVNQNLNPEHVKISISANPNAMFIVPSALKTYKKNYPNSQIEIFEKKPHDILSDVLTEKSVFGITVFTDELVASHPELEFETILEGGTVLCASKNSPLAYLENLQVEDLANQSIILFEDPIWSGFVNELFDYVPNMNILFTTNNVNVISEAVSEGLGIVFSMNLLLSKVAAIQNGSVITRPFKHPSQQRFSFGIVRLKRKKLSEHSKLFIKAFKQNII; encoded by the coding sequence AGAATCTACATTTATCTCCTTCTGGTATTAGTAAAGCCATATCCAATCTAGAATCAGAACTTCAAATGAAGATTTTTAATCGTTCAAGATTGGGTGTTGAGCTTACAGAAGAAGGTAAATTTATTGTCAGTAAAGCGCAAGAAATTATGTTAAAAGTAGAAGATATAACCATTTTTGTAAATCAAAATCTTAATCCAGAGCATGTCAAAATATCAATATCTGCAAATCCTAATGCTATGTTTATTGTCCCTAGCGCGCTTAAAACATACAAAAAAAATTATCCAAATAGTCAAATAGAGATTTTTGAAAAAAAACCACATGATATCTTATCTGATGTTTTAACGGAAAAGAGTGTTTTTGGTATTACAGTATTTACTGACGAACTTGTAGCTTCTCATCCAGAATTAGAATTTGAGACAATTCTCGAAGGGGGTACAGTTTTATGTGCTAGTAAAAATTCTCCACTAGCCTATTTGGAGAATTTACAAGTTGAGGACCTTGCTAATCAATCAATCATTCTTTTTGAAGATCCTATTTGGTCGGGATTTGTAAATGAACTATTTGACTATGTTCCTAATATGAATATTTTATTTACAACAAACAATGTGAACGTTATTTCCGAAGCAGTATCAGAAGGATTGGGTATTGTTTTCTCCATGAATTTACTATTAAGCAAGGTCGCTGCTATTCAAAATGGAAGTGTTATTACAAGACCATTCAAGCATCCAAGTCAACAGCGTTTTTCCTTTGGAATCGTTCGATTAAAACGCAAGAAATTATCCGAACATAGCAAACTATTTATTAAAGCTTTTAAACAAAATATCATATGA